CGCATGGAGCAATTCTGCAAACGCATCAAACATGTCGTCAATCATTTGATCTGGGAAGACACCCTCTCGCACGTCCCAGTTGACCTGTAGCCCTGCTGAGCTATCCATAGCCTGACAATCGATGAAAACCTGCGGCGTTTGGCTGATACCGTACCCTGAGATTTTACCTGTTAGCTGGCTGCCTTCCGAGGGTTCAACAAGCCCGATCGCACTTGTAAACACTACAGGCATCAAAGCAGCTTCACGTCCGTGTCTGCGTGCCATTTCTCGCATAACCTCTACACCAGAAAACAAGCGATGATCCAAATCTTCAAATAGTTGTTTTTGAATGGTACGCGCTCGTTCTTGGAAGGAGAGCTCCGCATCCAAATCTACGGCAAGCAAATTGACCGATGTAAAATCGCCGACAATATCATGGACTTGCTCATGTAAGGGCTGCCGGTTTAATAACGTCAGATTCAGACAAAAAGCACTGTTTCGACTCCATCGCTCAATCACAGCGGCATAGGCAGTCATCACAGCAGTTGTTGGTGTCAATCCACGTTTTTGAGCTCGTTGCTTGAACGTGTCCCAGGCCGTTTTGTCCAATCGGATGAATCGGCGTTGGAAGCGGGCCTCTCCTGCGTTTTCGTGCTGTCTAGTTAAAGGTAGGTCTGGAGCTTGGGGCAAAGTATCCATTCGTTGCTGCCAATATTCTTTATCCCTGACGTACGCCGTTGTTTCCTTTAAGCTGCGCTCGGCGAGTAGATAATCACGGAATGTAAGGGATAGCTCAGGCAACGTTCGTTCTGACTCTTTGTAGAGCATCTCAAATTCCGCCAATAGTAGCCAGATACTTGCCCAATCGGCGATGAGAAATTCCATGGATACATGAAGCACGGTATTATCACTCATTTTGGTCACGCCAATATCAAACAAGGGCCAACGAGCTGTATCGTAAATACGATGCCCCATTTTTTCACGAATGTCCCCAAGTCTGGCTGCTGCCTCCTGTTCAGTCAAGCCGCTGGTGTCGGTATAAGCCACTTCGAAGTGCGGTACACTCTCCAGAACGCGCTGCTCTCCATTTTGATCGATCGTTGCCCGTAGCATATCATGGCGAGCTATGAGCAGATTCCAAGCTTCCTGTGTTCGTTTATGATCGAGCTTGGGATAGTCTAGTTCCAAATAGATGTGGCATGCCACACCTCCGTAACCAAACAGATCATGGCGTCCCAGCAAATAAGCTGACTGCACATCTGTCAGCGGGAAAGGTTCAAACCGGGCTTGAGGATCAGATATGACCGTCACTGGTCGTTTTTCGGCACGCAATAGAGCCAAAATATCTTCTTTATGCTCTTTTAGCGCTTGTAAATCGCCGGCTGCAAGCGTTCCTTTGGGTGCTCTGTAGCGCAGGCTTCCATTTTCTTCCCATAGAAAAATTCCTTCATTGCGAAGGCGCGTCAGCAACTCGGCACAATTCGTCTTGAGGTTTTGGGGCATATGTACACACTCCTATTTTTTGAGCTTGACCATTTCGGTATAGATGGATGACGCTACAGCAATGCTGCTATACGTCAGCATCCGCTTCCTTCCTGACAACAAATAGCTTTTGTCCCAGGGGAGCGAGCGGATGCTCTTCATTCGGCAGTATGACAAACTCCTTGGCACCTGCGCCCTGTATAACATCAGTCCACTGCTGAACAGACATGAAGGTTGATTGCGTGTTTTTCCGATCGTCCTCAGGAGGAGTCATCATAAAGGCCTGTGAAATCAGCATCTCCACAAATTCCCGAGTAGGCTCTGTAATGACCAACCATCCTCCCGGAACAAGACTTTGCATGAGATTGCGGATGACCTGATCCGTGTCGCGAGCATTGTTCAGCATGCCTGCCGCAATAACGATATCGATGCTTTCAGGTGTCAATCCCTGCTCAAACAGATCTTTGTCAATATCGACAGTCTGGAATCGCATCCAAGGGTAATCTTTGAAGCGTTCACGAGCTGTTGATAAGAAAAAGTGAGACACATCTGTATACAGATAATCCAGATTCAACTGTTTGGAAACAGATGCATTCAGCCGCTCCACAACTACATCCGTGGTTGCTCCCGTCCCTGCACCTACCTCCAGAATGCGTAGAGAAGCCTTAGAGGCAGTAGACAAAGAAGAGGACGTAGACAAAGAAGAGGACGTAGCCTGTTTGATAGCAGCGATTCGCATCACCGCTTCTGCTACCGATTTATTTAAATACCGCGCTATAAGCGTATCCCGATACAGAGCATTAGCAACATTCATGCGTCCCTTGGGAAATAATAGCAATGCGGCCTGTTGACTATCATTCATCAGCTCCGGGAGTTTATCGGCATTAGCCATGAGATAGTCGATGACCATCGGAGAGCCAAGTTTTCCGTTCCATGCTTCCTTAACTAACTCCCAACGATACTGCACCTCATCTGCTGTCATCTGAATCGAGCATTGATACTTTTTATCGGACTGCGTTATATAACCGCGATCCGTCAATATCTGTAACCAACGCATAATGACAGGCTGATGACGTGATGCTACCTTTGCGACAGAGAAAATGTCTTCCATTCTATATTCCTGTTCGGCTGTTATAAGCGCTCCTTGCGATTGCAAGGCAAACAGCATGGAAGATAAAGCTGCTTCATCTAGTCGTTCAATGCAGATTCTCACTTGTTCAGCGTCAATCCCTCTCCATTCTTTCTCAGCATATGCTGTGCAAGAAAATACATCATTTTTAGTCAAAGGATCGACTGATGACTCGGTATGATCACCTGCATCTTCCGCAATACGAAAGGCAGCTTCCTGTAAAGACTCTATCGACAACGGTTGATGACTGCTGTTGGAGCGTAGCACTGGATATCCCAATGCCTGAGTCCAATCCTGCCACTGACGGGAGCATAAAAGCTCCTGTTGCGCCTGTGTATCCATTACAGACTTGTCAACCTGCCCGAAGATCATCTCCCGCATTGCTAATAAATCCCTACCGATGGCCCGGGGCCACTGCGTCAATAGAATGTCCTTATAGCTGATAGGCTCTGCTGGTCCCAATATTTGCGTGCTATTTCCAAGTAGGTGTGCGGGTGGTTCCGCTGACAGTTGCTCATGAATGTTCGGAAGATCCGGAACATGCAAACGCGGCTGCCACACAACAGGACCATGCGTATCTGTAAGTGACAAACTGCCACCTGCCACGCCAATTGTTACCCGATGCAGTAAATGAAGGTGGTTGTCCGGATCATGCGGATCAACCTCATTATGGGCCCGCAGGGTAATCGGAATTTTTCCAAGCAGGCCGGTTAACACTTGAAACGGTCCCTCATCCTTGATGACATGACTGATTTTCCATGGACGAATGGTCGGCAATGCTTCTTGCAGGATGTGCATCAGCGGGAAAGAAACCTGAGTGGAACACACAGCATCAATGTATAGGGCTGGTTGTTGTTGTAGCATTGTCTGGGCGCATGCAATAAAACGGCGCACAGCAGGCAAATGTACATAGAGATCTCCTGTCTTGAAATGTACGCCATGCTGTCGCGCTACCTTGAGGCAAAGAGCTAAGTCTTTGTGATGGATCGGCTGTTCAGAAATGACGTGAATGTTGCGAGCAAGCAGTTTAAGCGACATTTCAGTGCCATTGCCGCCCATGACTGTGGAGCGTACTACGACGCAAGCAAGATCAATATCGTCAGGAAGTTGCTCAATATCTGTATATAACTCAATACCGTAACGTTCTGCGCAACTTCGGGAGCGCTCGCTGCCCTTTGCCAATAAACCTACCAATTCAAACTGTTCTGGCAATGCTTTAACAGCCTCCAGATAGAACTGTCCAAATCGGGAACCACATACCACGGTACGCAACCTACGATTCTCTATCATATGCCACCTCTACTTTATTTCGATTAATGAATGCGTAAGGTCAATCGTCTGCTCGCGTAAAGCATCGATCAGACTTGTCGCCGATACGCCTTCTGCCACAAAGAAGCAACCTGAGTTGGCACTCTTATCTTTTGCAATCAAACGAGCTACCGTTCCGGCAATGATGCCCGATAACCGATTCCAATCTCCCGAATACAAAAGGGTTGAAACCAGCCGCATTTTTTTACCGCTACGGTTACCGGTGGCATTCAGATGAAACATAGTGAAGTCCTCAACACCCTGTTTCTTTGTATTGAACTGCTCAACTAACAGTTGGGCTGAAGCCTTTTTCTGTTCTTCTGTTGTGTATTGCTGCAAAGCCTTGATCATCACAAATTGATTCAAGACAGAATTATTTTGAAAGCTATTGTAAAAATAGGCGGATGATATATTCTTTTGTTTAGCCATTTGGCTGAATTCCTGAGTTAAGATCGGATAAGTGTCACGTTTGCCTGCCGGGAGTGGCAATTCATAATTTCGATGAAACGAGCCATCTATTTTTTGCGCTTTTCCCTGCTTGCAATAGGTCATACCCAACCCGGTATCTTCCTCAATGCTACACACAATGTCGTAGGCCGCATTCAAGGAAAAATCGCCCTGACCCGCAAAAAACAATTCTAGAAAATCGACTTCTTCAAAATCGTTTTCAGCGATGTAGGCCGGGAAAATTTCTGATAACCCGGGGTAAACCCCTGCTGAAATGATAAACAGCAGTCCCTTCTCAGTGATCTCATTCTGTCTCTTTAGCAATTGACGATAGAGATGCTCATCTCCTGAAACATCTACATAATGGACGGCATGTTCTATGCACACAGAAGCGACTGTATCGACAATTTGCTTGGAAGGCCCCGCACAATTGATGACGATATCGCATGGGCTACAAAAGCGATGAAGCTGTTCCTCGTTAAAAACATCTACTTGCAGGCATTCGATCCTCTCTTCCATCCCCTTAAAAAGCTCACCAAGCTTTGCAGGATTTCTGCCTCCTAACACAACATGATGGTTCGTAAAGGCAAGAATGGTCTGTACGGCTTCTTTGCCTACGGTTCCACTAGCTCCCAGGATGCCAATCGTTTTTTTATCCAATGGTCTCTCTCCCTTTCCAGCCTGACTCTGTGCGCTAGCCTTCAAAGAGAAGACAAGGCTGACGATTGGCAAAAAGTCACTGTTTCCTTGTTCATTCTCCCTGAAGACAACGCAGGTCAGTTTTAGTTAATCAAATAGTTCCCTCGTCATAATTTGCCGCAAGCTGTTCCGTCGCTGAAGCACTTGTGTCAATGAACTTTGCAAGCATGCAAATCGTGGAATACTCAAAAAGAGTTTGCATCGACAATTCAATTTGATATCGCTCTTTTAGGAGATTGATGCATTGAATGGCACGTAACGAATCCCCGCCCCGTGCGAAGAAACTGTCGTGTATCCCAATCGGGCTACAATTCAACACCTCTTCCCAAACACTAGCTATGCTGATTTCTGTCTGTGTGGAAGGTGCAACATGTGCTTTTTTCGGCAAGCTTTCCTTCTTCCCGCCGAGCTTCGCAAGTGCTTTACGATCTACTTTTCCATTAGCTGAAAGGGGTAGCTTATCAAGCAGCACATACTCGGTTGGCACCATGTAGTCAGGTAACATCTTCTGCATCCAATCGGACAATTTTTCTGGTCTAAACACCTTAACTGTTTCAGGTGCCTGTGCCACGATGAGATGTCGATCGAATTTTGCTGCGACCTGATTGGTTTGCGGGAATGCCCGTACATGTGAAAAGCCCTGTCTCTCCAGTCTCGTGCACCATTGATCTGGCGCTAATAAAGGAAGATAATTCCCCTTACGCTCATCCTCTAGATGACTGAATCCATCTTCGAAGAACCCGACAGTGGTCAGCATAAGTCGGCTATTACGAGTGGACTCTACTAGGAGCAGAACTCCACCCGGTGCCAGCATTCCTCTCAGGTACTCAAGTGTCAAATCCAGGTTTCGTGAGCGATGGAGAGTATTATCTGCGACAATGACATCGAAAGAATGCGGTTCATAGCCTTGCCATAGCGGCGCTGTATTCATGTCAAACAACCCGTATTCAAGTGGCGCCTGCTCTCCCCACTCCTGTTTTGCCCTATCTGTAAAAAAGGCAGACTCGTCAGCGTAGACATATCGAGTACGCTCCACAGGCAGAGCGGAAACAAGCGTTTGTGTCAAATCTCCGACCCGTGTACCGATTTCTAGCATCCGTAGCTCTTTGTCAGCTGGGTAGCTGTTCAATATGGTGCAAAACACCTCTTTAGCAAGATTGCTGTAATACTCGCGCGTAAAGTCAAACCTCTTCAGGCCTGCTGGTGTCAACGAAGCATCTTCTGTAAAGAAAAGCTCAAGTGGATCAAGCTTGCCTGTTAAAAGATTCATAAACAAGGAAGAGTCTCGCGAAAAATGATCTTCTAGAGCCTGTACTGCTTCCATACCTACAGGTGATACCGACAACGCGTTATCCTGAGTGAATGTAGCTAGCCCCTCGCGTAATGAACGGAGACTTTGGTATGTTCCGTCCTCATTTTTAACGAGTAGCCCTTCTTCCACAAGCACAGTAAGCCAGTGAAGCAGCAGGGTCTTGTAACGCGGATGAACCTTGCATTGGCGCACCAGATCATCAATAAAATAACGCTCTCCTTGACTTCGGAACATCCCCATCTCATCTAGCGTGCGGCAGATGAAGGCAGAGCTTACACGGTCGGCCTCATGGAGGAACCGCGCGATTTCCTCAGCATCCATAGAATCAGGAACTTGGGCGGCCTGTAGCTTGCCAGCACTGCTGATTTCCTGCCAACGTGATTCACAATCAGCCGAATCTGCCTGCTCGGTTTCCAACAACTCCGCTCCTCTTAGCTGATCAAGTACCACATACCCCACCAAGCGTTTCTCCTCGCCTGATTCGTCCGGTACTGCAACGATAGCGTTCTTCACTCCGTCATGACGGTTCAGAGCCGTTTCAATCTCTCCTAGTTCAATCCGATGACCGCGGATTTTCACCTGAAAGTCTTCCCGACCAAGAAACTCTAGATTGCCATCAGGTAAGTAACGACCCAAATCGCCTGTACGATAGAGACGTTCACCTGTATGCGGATGATTGATGAACTTGTCATTCGTCTTGCTTTCATCCTGCCAATAGCCTTTTGCAAGGCCGACTCCACCGATATAGAGCTGTCCTGGCACCCATACCGGACAATTTTCCATCCATTCGTTAAGCACATAAAAGCGCTGATTGATCATCGGACGACCATAAGGAATACTCTTCCAGCTTGGGTCAATGTCTTTGATCGGATACAGATTCGACCAAATCGACGCCTCTGTGGCTCCACCCAAGCCGATCACCTGTACTTGTGGGAAATAAGCCTTAATCTTGTCTGGCAAATCTAATGGAATCCAGTCACCGCTCAACAGAACCAGACGCAGGGTTTGCGGCAGTTCTAAATTTCTTCCGGAAGCATACTCGATCAGCATCTGCATCAGTGCCGGAACCGTGTTCCAGACTGTCACCTGCTCCTGCTTCATCCATTCAATCCAGTGGGCAGGATCTTTGGCCTTGTCTGCTTCTGGCATGATGATCGTTCCACCCGCTGCCAGCATGCCGAAAATGTCGTACACCGATAGGTCAAAATTCAGATTGGAAAGGGCCAGTACTCGATCTTGTGGTCCTACAGAAAAACGTTGATTCACATCTTTAATCGTGTTAACAACGCCTCGATGGTCGATCATAACCCCTTTTGGCAAACCTGTTGACCCTGAGGTGTAAATCACGTAGGCTAAATCCTCCGGCTGCCCTGCAAACGGCAGTAGGCTCATTGCCTCAACCCTTGCTGGCATCTGATCTACTAATAATCGTTCAACGTCCTCAGGCCAGCTCAATTGCTCATCCAGCCAAGACTGAGTAAGCACAATGTGAACTTGTCCGTCACGCAATAGCTGTGAACGACGCTCGTCAGGATGCGCTGGATCGATAGGCAGATACGCCGCACCAGACTTCAGAATCCCAAGCGTTGCCACAACCTGCTCCCAGCCTTTCTCCATCACAACGGCAACCAGTGTGTTGGGCTTGGCTCCCTTTGCCTGCAACAAATTAGCAATTTTATCGGCAGAGAGGGATAACTCCTCATACGTCAAAGTCCGATTGGCAGAAATGACGGCTGGATGGTTCGATTGCTGAACCGCTTGTTTTGCAAATCGTCCAGTGAGTGTTTCTGAAGATACAGGCGCATCTGTATCGTTGGCCTCAACCCTTGCCTCTAAACGTGGAACAGAAATAAGACTAGACGTCTCTTTCTGCCAGATCGCCTCATCGTCAGTCAGACGCTGTAGCAATTGGCAATAAGCACTGAACATATCAGCAAGCATTCC
The nucleotide sequence above comes from Brevibacillus laterosporus LMG 15441. Encoded proteins:
- a CDS encoding bifunctional Gfo/Idh/MocA family oxidoreductase/class I SAM-dependent methyltransferase, with the translated sequence MIENRRLRTVVCGSRFGQFYLEAVKALPEQFELVGLLAKGSERSRSCAERYGIELYTDIEQLPDDIDLACVVVRSTVMGGNGTEMSLKLLARNIHVISEQPIHHKDLALCLKVARQHGVHFKTGDLYVHLPAVRRFIACAQTMLQQQPALYIDAVCSTQVSFPLMHILQEALPTIRPWKISHVIKDEGPFQVLTGLLGKIPITLRAHNEVDPHDPDNHLHLLHRVTIGVAGGSLSLTDTHGPVVWQPRLHVPDLPNIHEQLSAEPPAHLLGNSTQILGPAEPISYKDILLTQWPRAIGRDLLAMREMIFGQVDKSVMDTQAQQELLCSRQWQDWTQALGYPVLRSNSSHQPLSIESLQEAAFRIAEDAGDHTESSVDPLTKNDVFSCTAYAEKEWRGIDAEQVRICIERLDEAALSSMLFALQSQGALITAEQEYRMEDIFSVAKVASRHQPVIMRWLQILTDRGYITQSDKKYQCSIQMTADEVQYRWELVKEAWNGKLGSPMVIDYLMANADKLPELMNDSQQAALLLFPKGRMNVANALYRDTLIARYLNKSVAEAVMRIAAIKQATSSSLSTSSSLSTASKASLRILEVGAGTGATTDVVVERLNASVSKQLNLDYLYTDVSHFFLSTARERFKDYPWMRFQTVDIDKDLFEQGLTPESIDIVIAAGMLNNARDTDQVIRNLMQSLVPGGWLVITEPTREFVEMLISQAFMMTPPEDDRKNTQSTFMSVQQWTDVIQGAGAKEFVILPNEEHPLAPLGQKLFVVRKEADADV
- a CDS encoding saccharopine dehydrogenase family protein, with product MDKKTIGILGASGTVGKEAVQTILAFTNHHVVLGGRNPAKLGELFKGMEERIECLQVDVFNEEQLHRFCSPCDIVINCAGPSKQIVDTVASVCIEHAVHYVDVSGDEHLYRQLLKRQNEITEKGLLFIISAGVYPGLSEIFPAYIAENDFEEVDFLELFFAGQGDFSLNAAYDIVCSIEEDTGLGMTYCKQGKAQKIDGSFHRNYELPLPAGKRDTYPILTQEFSQMAKQKNISSAYFYNSFQNNSVLNQFVMIKALQQYTTEEQKKASAQLLVEQFNTKKQGVEDFTMFHLNATGNRSGKKMRLVSTLLYSGDWNRLSGIIAGTVARLIAKDKSANSGCFFVAEGVSATSLIDALREQTIDLTHSLIEIK